In Pontiella desulfatans, one DNA window encodes the following:
- a CDS encoding RNA polymerase sigma factor, which produces MPIMPIRDQKKERAVGEEWVTRKSLVMRAKAADDAAAWDEFVKYYERFIFHLLHGMNVPTNDFDDLVQTVLVKLWKSLASFDHEKARFRTWLGVVVRNAVWDYFAEGQRRGKLMEKNRDFVEVLDEAPPSEIEARIEKEWVQYITELAMERIQKVFSGEAVNVFTMSLEDVPAKEVSKKLNLTLESVYTLKSRVRARFIKEVKALMDELEG; this is translated from the coding sequence ATGCCCATAATGCCAATCCGTGATCAGAAGAAGGAGCGCGCTGTGGGCGAGGAGTGGGTAACGAGAAAATCATTGGTGATGCGGGCAAAAGCCGCGGACGATGCGGCGGCATGGGATGAATTCGTGAAATACTACGAGCGGTTCATTTTCCACCTGCTGCATGGAATGAATGTGCCGACGAACGATTTTGATGATCTCGTCCAAACCGTTCTGGTCAAGCTCTGGAAAAGCCTCGCGAGTTTTGATCATGAAAAAGCGCGCTTCCGCACCTGGCTGGGTGTGGTGGTGCGCAACGCGGTGTGGGACTATTTTGCCGAGGGGCAGCGGCGCGGTAAGCTGATGGAGAAAAATCGCGATTTTGTTGAAGTACTGGACGAAGCCCCGCCATCGGAAATCGAAGCCCGCATTGAGAAAGAGTGGGTGCAGTATATTACCGAACTGGCCATGGAGCGGATCCAGAAGGTGTTTTCCGGCGAAGCGGTCAATGTGTTCACGATGAGCCTGGAGGATGTTCCTGCCAAAGAGGTCTCAAAAAAACTGAATCTTACTTTGGAATCGGTCTATACCCTGAAAAGCCGGGTCCGTGCACGATTTATCAAAGAGGTAAAAGCGCTGATGGATGAACTGGAAGGGTGA